DNA from Acidobacteriota bacterium:
GCCGGCCGATCCGGTAGAGCTGCAAGGTGCTTCCGACCAGCGCTTCGAGCCACTGGCGCTCGGTGACCTCCAGCAGCAGGCCGCCCTGGCCGAGCAGCTTGTCGGCGAAGCTGAAGGAGCGGCAGTCGCCTTCCTCGGCATCGGGCTCGAAGCGCCCCTGGGCGAGGATGCAGCTCATCGCGTTGGCGAAGAAGGTGGACTGGTCGCGGCTGCTTCGAGCCTGGAGCTGCTCTTCCAGATCGATCCGTTCCTGGTCGTCGAGGCCGATCAGGAACTGGTCCTCGATCGCCCATTCGACTTCCTCGCCGTAGCGTTCCAGCAGCCAGCCGCTAGCGCGTTCCACCGCGCGGTCGAGCGCGGAGACGCCTACGGAGAGGGGAGCAACTTGCTGCTGTTCCATGCCGGGATGCTAACTGCGTTTCTTTGTAAATACCACAAAATGCGGAACTTAGCGAAATCGCCACGTTTTCCCCGAGCCCTGCCGCCTCATGCGGAGTCGGCGTTTTTCGGGTCTCCGTGGGCACCCATCCTGCTGTACGCCGTCTGGACGCAGTGAATCTTCAGGGCATCCGGCGCGGTCGCCAGGAACCCCTGCCACTCGATTTCGGCGATCGCTTCCTCGGGACTCAGACCCTGCTCGTGGGCGGCGGACGCCTGGTTCCAGAAGTCGCTCAGGAACTGTCTGAGGGCATCGACCTGGGCCGGGTCGCTGAAAGTCGGGCCGTGGCCGGGAAGGATGAGGTCGAAGTCGAGCTCCTCGAAGCGGTCGAGGGTGTCGAGCCACTCGTCGACGTAGCCGTCGCCGATGTACGCGGCGCCGGCCAGAACGAGGTCGCCCGTGAAGACGACCCGCTCGTTCGGCAGCAGGACGACGACATCGCCGCCGGTGTGGCCGCGGCCGAGATGGAGCAGCTCGATCGGCCGGTCCCGGCCCTCGAAGGTGCGGTGGATCGTCATCCGGCTCGTCAGGGTGACGTTGGGCGGCGTCGGCTCCGTCTCGCCGACCGCCACGTAGTGGGCCTCCTGGATCCGGATCGCGTTGAGCGCCTGGTCCTTCTCCTCTCCGTCCTCCATCGCCTCCGCCGCCTCCTTCATCGCGGCGATCTGGTTCGGGATGTTCCCGGTGAAGATGGCTGCCGTCGGCTGGCTCATCACGTCCGTCATCAGCATCGCGCGCGTGAACTCGTGGCCGACGATCGCCACGTCCTCGGGAAACGACTGGTTCCCGTGGGCATGGTCGAAGTGGTAGTGCGTGTTGACGAGGTGCGTGACCGGCTTGTCAGTGACTTCGGCGATCGAGGCGAGCAGGGCGCGGGCGGCTGCCGGCGTGACGTGCGAGTCGACGACCAGGGCGTCCTCGTCCGTCACGACGAGCATCGCGTTGCTCTGGACGAAGATCACGTCGTCTCGGCCGAGGATGAAGTAGACGCCGGGCGCGACCTCCTCGAAGCTGTGGGTGTCGGTGAGGATCGTGCCGTCGGGCGGCGCCTCGCTGCAGCCGGTGAGGCCGAAGACGACGGCGGTGACGGCGAGGCAGGTCGTTGCGAGTCGGTGGGTCGGGCGCATGGGAGTCGCTCCTCTCCGTTTCGGTTCACCCGTCGGTTCACAGGGAATCATAGATCCCCGGGTGGCGCGGGATCACAGCTCCAGCCGGCGCATCTGCCGCACCGCGTAGTCGCAGGCGCGCGCGGTGAGCGCCATGTAGGTCAGGCTCGGGTTCTGGCAGGCGGACGACGCCATCGCGGCGCCGTCGGTGACGAACAGGTTCGGCACGTCCCAGGACTGGCACCAGCCGTTGAGAACGGACGTCGCGGGATCCCGGCCCATCCGGGCCGTGCCCATCTCGTGGATTGCGAAGCCGGGCAGCGAGTTCCGATTGAAGGTGCGGATGTTCTTCGCGCCGAGCGCTTCCAGCATCTCGGCGGCGCGGGTCTGGATACTCTCCCGCATCGCCTCCTCGTTCTCGCCGTAGCTCATCGTGATCCGGGCCGCCGGGATGCCCCAGCGGTCCTCGAGCCCAGGGTCGATGGTCACGCGGTTGTCGGGGTTCGGCAGGTTCTCGCCGAAGCCGCTGAAGCTGAGGCGCCAGGGGGCAAGCCCGCGCAGGCTCGCCTTGTAGTCGGCGCCGAATCCGGGCTGGCCGATGCCGCCCTGCCACAGGGTTCCGCGGCGGGCGCCGCACTGGTATCCGAAGCCGCGCAGGAAATCCTTCTCGCGGGTCGCTTCGGCGCGGTCGCCGTCGAGGTTGACGAAGCGCGGCAGGTAGCAGGAGTTGGGTCGCCTGCCGAAGGTCGTCTTGTCCTCCAGGCCGTCCAGGTTCCCGTTCGCGCCGACCTGGAAGATGTGGTCCATCAGATTGCGGCCGACCTGGCCGCTCGAGTTCGCGAGCCCTTCGGCGAAACGAGGCGTGGGTGAGTTCAGCAGGATACGCGCCGACTCGATCGTCGACGCGCACAGGAAGACGATGCGGCCCCGTACCTCGATCGACTCCATCGTTTCGGCGTCGATCAGGTGAACGCCGCTCACGCGATCCGTCTGTTCGTCGTAGATCAGGTTGCGGACGACGCTGTTGGGGCGCACGGTCAGCCGCCCGGTCTCCTCGGCCGCCGGCAGGGTCGCGTTCAGGCTGGAGAAGTAGGACCGACTGATGCAGCCGCGGCGGCAGATGCCGCAGTAGTGGCAGGCGCGGCGGCCGAGGTGGTGTTTGGTGAGTACCGCGACCCGGGCCGGTGTGAACCGGCGCGTGCCGCCGAAGGCGCGGTCGAGGCCCTCGCGGACCTGCTCCTCCATGCAGCTCTGGGCGATCGGCGGCAGGAACTTCCCGTCCGGTAGCTGCGGCATGTTCTCGGGCTGGCCGGCGATGCCGACGAAGGACTCAACATGGTCGTACCACGGCGCGAGATCGCGGTAGCGGATCGGCCAGTCCGTGCCGTAGCCGTCGCGGGCGTTCGCCTCGAAGTCGAGGTCGCTCCAGCGATAGCTCTGGCGTCCCCACAGCAGGGACCGTCCGCCGACGATACGGGCCCGGATCCATAGAAAGTCCTGGCCGCCATCGCCGATCGAGTACGGGTTGTCGATGTCGTCGACGAAGAACTTGCCCGACCACTCGTCGCAGGCGGCGGCGCGGCTCTGGACCGGTTGCCGCTCGGCCTGGTGCTTGCGGTCCCTCAGTCCCCGGTAGGGCATCTGCCAGGGCGGCGTGTGCTCGTTGTAGTCGCGCTCGGGAATGACCGGCGGTCCGGCCTCGAGCACCAGCGTTTCCAGGCCCTTCTCGGTCAGCTCCTTCGCCGCCCAGCCGCCGGTGATGCCGGAACCGATGACGATTGCGTCCCACGTCTTCCGTTCGATGATCTGGACCATGGTTGCAGCAGGCCTCAGGCGTCCTCGATGTCGACGCAGGGATCCCAGCGCCCGGGAACGATCCGGTAGCCGAGTTCGGACTTCATGCCGGCCTCGGAGGTGTAATAGCCGAACAGGGTGAGCCATTTGACCAGGTCGAAGAAAGGCTGCTCGTGGAGCCGATTCACATTGCGTGAGAAGGCGCGTTCGCCGCGCTGGGCGCGGGCTTCGTCCTGGGCTTCGGTGAGGAGTTCGTCCTTCTCGGTATCGGAAAGATCGACGAACGGACCGCCCTTCTCCCGGGCCCGTGCATCGAAGGAGTCGAGTTGGGCCAGCAGGTGATCCCGCGCCGCGTCCGGCAGCCAGCCCGCGAGCAGACGGTCGACGAAACCGGGGATCTCCGCGTCGCCGGCGCCGGGGGTGTCCGTGGTCGGCAGGATGCGCTCGGCGATCGCGCTGAGGGTCCTGGCCTGGTGTTCCGTCAGGACAGTGAGCGGGGCGGGCTCACCGGCGGGCTTCTGCTGGTGCAGGTGGACATGGGCGAGATGCGGGTTCGCGAACAGTTCCTCTGGCAGCAGCGGCAGCGCGACGGCGCCGCCGATCACCCGAAGGGCCTGTCGGCGAGGGATCCGGTCTGCGGGCTTCTCGCCTGGTGGCAGCGTCATGACGCGGCATGTTAGCCGTCGGCGACGGCGTTCTCAGGAACCGGCGCGGCATCAGCCGCTTTCAGCCGCTTCTCGAAGCAGAGGCTGTGCGGGTCGTAGGCGTACTCGTTGTAGCAGGGGATCTGGACGTAGCCGAACGAGTGGTACAGGCCGATCGCGGCCGGTTGGCGCTCGCCCGTCTCAAGGCGCAGCGACTTGTATCCGAAGGCGGCCGCCCGCGCCTCGAGGCCCTCCAGGATACGCCGGCCCAGCGCCTGGCCGCGGTACTTCGGGACCACGTACATCCGTTTGATCTCCGCCTGGTCGTCGCTCAGGCGACGGAGCGCACCGCAGGCGACGGCCTCGCCCTCGGAGGTGCGGCCGAGGAGCAGGCAGCAGCCGGGGGCGTCCAGCTTGTCCGGCTCGACGCTATAGATGCTGTCCGCGGGATAGAGCTCGCCGAGTTCGCGGTCGAGTGCTTCGTGCAGACGTGCGAAGGCCGGGTCGCCGGGATCGCCGGGTTCGATCCGGATGATGTCCGCGGTCACTGAAGTTCCGGGGCTTCCCTGAGCATCTGGTCGCGCAGCGTGCGCTTGTGGATCTTCTCGGTGGCGCCGCGCGGCAACTGCTCGTCCTGCAGCCAGACGTAGCGCGGCACCTTGAAGCGGGCGAGATGCTCGCCGACGTGGGTCCGCACATCGGAGGCGTCGAGGTCGGCGCCGTCCCTCGGCACCACGACCACTGCCAACTCCTCGCCCAAGCGGTCGTCCGGGACGCCGAAGGCGGCGGCCTCGTAGACCGCGGGATGCTGGTAGACGACGCGTTCGATCTCGGCGCAGTAGATGTTCTCGCCGCCGCGGAGCACCATGTCCTTCTTGCGGTTGCGAATGTAGAGGAAGCCGTCCTCGTCGATCTCGGCGATGTCGCCGGTGCGCAGCCAGCCGTCCTGGATCGTCTCCGCGGTTGCCTCGGGGCGGTTCCAGTAGCCGCGAATGTTCATCGACGACTTCATGATCAGCTCGCCCTGCTCGCCGGACGGCAGTTCGTTGCCGTCGTCGTCGATGATCTTCAGCTCGACGATCGGGCACGGCTTGCCGCAACTGTCCGGCTTCTCGACCAGGCCCTCGTCCGTGTTGCCGGCGCCGCCGGCGTTCGTCTCCGTCATCCCCCAGCCGAAGGACCAGTGCTTGTCCGGCATCAGGACCTGCAGGCGGTCGACCATGCCGCCGGGGATCGGCGCGCCGCCGCCCGACACGGCGATCAGACTCCGCAGGTCACGCTGCTTGAGCGCCGGCGACTGCAGCATCTCCCAGGTCATCGTCGGCACGCCGTTGAAGGAAGTGACGCGCTCGCGCTCGATCAGTTCCAGGCCGAGCTCCGGGTTCCACTTGTACATCATCACGATCTTGCGGCCGACCCCGAAGGAGGCCAGGAGGCCGGCGTGGCTGCCGCTGACGTGAAACAGGGGCAGGGGCATCAGGATCGAGGGCTGGAACTCCGGGTTCTCCTCCGGTTCCTCGAGCAGGCCCATCGCGATCCGCTGGGCGCCGTAGAAGCCCCAACTGCCGATGCCGCTGAGTACGCCCCGATGGGTGGAGACGGCGCCCTTAGGGAACCCGGTGGTTCCCGAAGTGAAGAGGATCGTCACGTCGTCGTGGGGGCCCAGGTCGGCGTCGGGCATCGGCTGGCCAGCGGCTTCACGCCAGACTTCCTCGAAGTCGTCGACGCCCTCGGGGAGCTCGTCTTCCCAGCGTACGCCGATGCTCTTGACGCCGAGGCCCTGGAGCTTGCTCGCCACCCGCTCGTACCGTTGCTGGTCGAAGAAGGCGAGCCTGGCCCCGGAGTCCTTGAAGCCGTACTCCAGCTCTTCGCCCGACCACCAGCCGTTCAGCGAGACCGAGATCGCGCCGGACGACGTGATCGCCATGAAGGCGATCACCCACTCCGGGTAGTTCCGCATGCCGATCGCCACCCGGTCGCCCTTCTTGACGCCGTAGCGGTGGATCAACTGGTGGGCGATGGCAGCCGCCCGTTCGTAGGCCTCGTTGTAGGTCAGGCGCGTGTCCTGGAAGACCAGGAAGTCCTTGTCTCCGTGGTCCTCGCGCGCCTGGTCGTAGACCTGGCGGAGCGTCGGCGGCAGGTTCTTGAACACCTGGTAGTCGACCCCACGCACCGTTTCCGTCACCAGCTCCCAGTCCGCGCCCGGCGCGGTCAGGTGGGCGACCGACTCGTCGTAGGTCATCTGGCCGTGGATCGGCTCGGTCTTCATGTCACGCATGTCGTTCATGCCATCGCCGCCCGTTCTTCCTCGTACGCCGCCCGTTCCTTCTCGTAGCCCTCGAAGGAGTGCTTGAGCGTCGCGTTGTTCAGGATCATCTCGGCCCGCGGCTCTTTCGACTCGGCGTCCAGGAAGGTCGTCCTGACCCAGTTCGATTCCGTGCGCCGGCTCTCGCTCAGGGCAACGATCTCGCGCTCCAGGAGGTAGTCCTGGCCGACGAAGAGAGGACCGTCGATCATCCGGATCTGCTGGCCGGCGAACAGGCCCAGGGCCGGTCCGCGGGTCGGGAAGCCGGCCTGACGGTTGGAGTAACCCGCGAGGACGCTGACCATCTCCAGTGGGATGATCGCGCGGCCCCAGGGCGATGAGGCGCCCTCGTCCGCCGTGTACCACGGCGAGGGCTCGGTGATCCTGTCGAGCTTTTGATTCAGAGAGAAGGGATAGAGCTTGCCCATGTTCTGGTCGAAGTCCATCCGGACCTCCTCGAGTCCCTTGCCCTTCATTCCCACCTCGAGGTCACGCAGGACGACCAGGGGCCCGGGCGGCCGCAGACGGGACATCCGGGTGGCGAGCTCGGAGGACTCGATGTCGCCGCGGATCGAGGCGGTTCCGATCAACACCTCCGTGCCGTCTTCCTTCTCGGCACGGATGCGGACCTGGGTCTTCCCGTTGGCGGGCTGTTCGACGAGGGCCCGCACCTGCTCGCCCTCGACCACCATGTTCCGGTAGTGCGCGCTCAGGCAGCCGGTTTCGAACCACTCCTGCCCCCACAGGTCGTGAAGCAGGGGCACGAACTGGCTGAAGTGAGTCGGACCTTCGATCGGGCCGCCGGCCTGGAAGCCCATCTTCTCGGCCGTGGAGTCGTCGTGAATGGACAGGTGACCGCCGTACTCCTGCTCGGCGAGCATCTGTCTGGGGGTGCGCAGCGGTCCGCGGATGTAGGTCGGCGTGTCGAATGCCTCGGCCATTCGGTTCTCCTCGGTTGGGAAGAGCGGAGTTTAGCCCGCGATTCCCTGGGCGATCGCGGCGCGCACGGCGGCGCCGGCGCGCTTGCCGGAGACGGCGTCGACGGCGTGGAAGTCGACGGTGCGGCTGCGCGCGAGATACTCGACCCAGTAGGGGTAGCCGCACGGTTCGGAACGAAGCACCCTGCCGCGTTCACGAGGGCGCTTGCCGCGGGCGGCCATCAGCAGTACGCGACCGGCGAAACCGGCCGCCCGCTCTTCCGCTTCGGCCGGGTCGAGGGCCGGCGGCAGGGACTCGCGTCCCGGCGCAAGGTTGACTTCCTGCAGCCGAATGTGTGCCGCTTGTCCGCTCAGCCGACAGACGAGCACGGCGAGCTGTGCGTCCTGCGACTGGCGGCCTCCGGACGGCTCCCGCGTTTCGTAGACGACGAGCCAGTGGGGCAGGTAGAGCAGCTCCAGGGCCAGAGGCCGGCGGCTACGGAGTCGACGCCATCGTCCGCCCCCAAGCAGCCGGTGCGCCTCGTCCTCGGCGATCTTCGGTGTGATCGCAGGCGTGGGCTGCTGCGGCGCGGTCAGGGTTTCCCCGTTTGGTTCGGGGTGCCGCGGCTACCGAAGATCATCAGGATCGCCGCGGCCAGTAAGAGGGCGGCCCCGGCGGCGGTGCTGAGCGCGAGATCGATCGTCTCGGCAGCGGAGAAGCCCCCGATGAAAACCGGTATCGAGAGCACCGCCAGAAACACGCCGAGGATGCGTGCGGTGGAGCGGTCGCGGCTGGTGTGTTCAGAGGTCATGGCGTGCAGTACGGCTGGTCAGGCCAACAGGAGGTAGATCACGAGGTAGGGCACGATGAACAGCGCCGCCCAGATTCGCAGGTCCCGCCACTTCGCGCGATCGGGTGCGCCGCGGAGCACCCAGTCGGAGCTGAGCCGCCACACGGCGACCGCCGGCAGGATGAGGAGCAGGGCCACGGCGACGCGAGCGCTCCAGAGGGGCAACGCACCCATCGCGGCGTTCATCGGCCCGAGGGCGAACTCGAGGATCGCTCTCATCGCGGATCGCCCTCGTCCTGGAGGCGTGCGACCCGGTTTCGCAGCGCCGCCTGGACAGCCTCGTCGTTTCTTACTTCGCCCCAGACGAGGCCGCGCAGGCGTTCCGGGGGCTCGGGCGGCGTCAGCCGGCTGACGATCCAGGTCACGGCGAGAGTGAACACGAAGGACCACCAGGCGACGAACAGGAACGGTTCCTCGGACGGGAACAGCCCGTCCATGGCCGGGCTGTTCAGCAGCAGACAGAGTCCCACGCCCGAGACCAGACCGGCAGCGCCGCCGTAGCGGTTCGCACCGCGCCAGAGGATGCCGAGCAGGAGCACGGCCAGCGTCGGCCCCTGGATCAGGGAGAAGACGGTCTGGATCGCGTTGTAGATGTTGCTGAAGCGTTGCTCGATTTCGGGCGCAATGAAGGCGGCGACGAGCAGCAGCACGGCGGACAGGATGCGTCCGAAGCGGAGTTCCGCGGCCGTGCCGAGCTCGGCGCGGCCCAGGCGGCGGCGAAGTCGCCCGAGCAGGTCCCGGCTCCAGAGGGTCGCCGCCGAGTTCAGGTTGGAGTCGACGCTCGACATGAGCGCCGCCAGGAAGGCGGCGAACATCAGGCCCCGCAGGCCCGGCGGCAGCAACTGGGCGATCAGGCTGGGCACCGCTTCGTCGGCATTCTGGAGGTCAGGGACGATCAGGATCGCGGCCAGCCCCGGCAGGGCGACGAGCAGCGGAATGAACAGCTTGAGGAAGCCGGCGAGAAGCACGCCCGCCTTCGCGTCCCACTCGCTGCGCGCGCCGAGCGCCCTCTGAACGATCGTCTGGTTGCCGGTGTAGTAGGCGACCGAGAGCACGATCCCGAGCCCCAGAACGATGCCGGTCCAGGGGAAGGGAGTCGTCGTGTCGTGGGGCAGGTAGAGCGAGAAGTGGTCCGCGTACTGGGCGCCCTGGTTGAGCA
Protein-coding regions in this window:
- a CDS encoding MBL fold metallo-hydrolase — encoded protein: MRPTHRLATTCLAVTAVVFGLTGCSEAPPDGTILTDTHSFEEVAPGVYFILGRDDVIFVQSNAMLVVTDEDALVVDSHVTPAAARALLASIAEVTDKPVTHLVNTHYHFDHAHGNQSFPEDVAIVGHEFTRAMLMTDVMSQPTAAIFTGNIPNQIAAMKEAAEAMEDGEEKDQALNAIRIQEAHYVAVGETEPTPPNVTLTSRMTIHRTFEGRDRPIELLHLGRGHTGGDVVVLLPNERVVFTGDLVLAGAAYIGDGYVDEWLDTLDRFEELDFDLILPGHGPTFSDPAQVDALRQFLSDFWNQASAAHEQGLSPEEAIAEIEWQGFLATAPDALKIHCVQTAYSRMGAHGDPKNADSA
- a CDS encoding GMC family oxidoreductase, whose amino-acid sequence is MVQIIERKTWDAIVIGSGITGGWAAKELTEKGLETLVLEAGPPVIPERDYNEHTPPWQMPYRGLRDRKHQAERQPVQSRAAACDEWSGKFFVDDIDNPYSIGDGGQDFLWIRARIVGGRSLLWGRQSYRWSDLDFEANARDGYGTDWPIRYRDLAPWYDHVESFVGIAGQPENMPQLPDGKFLPPIAQSCMEEQVREGLDRAFGGTRRFTPARVAVLTKHHLGRRACHYCGICRRGCISRSYFSSLNATLPAAEETGRLTVRPNSVVRNLIYDEQTDRVSGVHLIDAETMESIEVRGRIVFLCASTIESARILLNSPTPRFAEGLANSSGQVGRNLMDHIFQVGANGNLDGLEDKTTFGRRPNSCYLPRFVNLDGDRAEATREKDFLRGFGYQCGARRGTLWQGGIGQPGFGADYKASLRGLAPWRLSFSGFGENLPNPDNRVTIDPGLEDRWGIPAARITMSYGENEEAMRESIQTRAAEMLEALGAKNIRTFNRNSLPGFAIHEMGTARMGRDPATSVLNGWCQSWDVPNLFVTDGAAMASSACQNPSLTYMALTARACDYAVRQMRRLEL
- a CDS encoding gluconate 2-dehydrogenase subunit 3 family protein, translated to MTLPPGEKPADRIPRRQALRVIGGAVALPLLPEELFANPHLAHVHLHQQKPAGEPAPLTVLTEHQARTLSAIAERILPTTDTPGAGDAEIPGFVDRLLAGWLPDAARDHLLAQLDSFDARAREKGGPFVDLSDTEKDELLTEAQDEARAQRGERAFSRNVNRLHEQPFFDLVKWLTLFGYYTSEAGMKSELGYRIVPGRWDPCVDIEDA
- a CDS encoding GNAT family N-acetyltransferase, producing MTADIIRIEPGDPGDPAFARLHEALDRELGELYPADSIYSVEPDKLDAPGCCLLLGRTSEGEAVACGALRRLSDDQAEIKRMYVVPKYRGQALGRRILEGLEARAAAFGYKSLRLETGERQPAAIGLYHSFGYVQIPCYNEYAYDPHSLCFEKRLKAADAAPVPENAVADG
- a CDS encoding class I adenylate-forming enzyme family protein, which produces MNDMRDMKTEPIHGQMTYDESVAHLTAPGADWELVTETVRGVDYQVFKNLPPTLRQVYDQAREDHGDKDFLVFQDTRLTYNEAYERAAAIAHQLIHRYGVKKGDRVAIGMRNYPEWVIAFMAITSSGAISVSLNGWWSGEELEYGFKDSGARLAFFDQQRYERVASKLQGLGVKSIGVRWEDELPEGVDDFEEVWREAAGQPMPDADLGPHDDVTILFTSGTTGFPKGAVSTHRGVLSGIGSWGFYGAQRIAMGLLEEPEENPEFQPSILMPLPLFHVSGSHAGLLASFGVGRKIVMMYKWNPELGLELIERERVTSFNGVPTMTWEMLQSPALKQRDLRSLIAVSGGGAPIPGGMVDRLQVLMPDKHWSFGWGMTETNAGGAGNTDEGLVEKPDSCGKPCPIVELKIIDDDGNELPSGEQGELIMKSSMNIRGYWNRPEATAETIQDGWLRTGDIAEIDEDGFLYIRNRKKDMVLRGGENIYCAEIERVVYQHPAVYEAAAFGVPDDRLGEELAVVVVPRDGADLDASDVRTHVGEHLARFKVPRYVWLQDEQLPRGATEKIHKRTLRDQMLREAPELQ
- a CDS encoding sodium/solute symporter (Members of the Solute:Sodium Symporter (SSS), TC 2.A.21 as described in tcdb.org, catalyze solute:Na+ symport. Known solutes for members of the family include sugars, amino acids, nucleosides, inositols, vitamins, urea or anions, depending on the system.), yielding MTWGLSGLDTAIVLVYLAGILVIGTTFSRYVKTSGDFLLAGRALPFWAIGMSIVVSDIGATDFIAVAGGTYRYGLAQANFDWLGSMPALLIAAFLIVPFYWRSGVYTVPEFLGRRYGDGVRSFLALAWGVILVLNLGIMIHATALLMRTVLGWDPQLSIWITTAIVGIYTISGGLAAVVMTDVLQLIIMFVGGAALVARALYEVGGLAALRDGVLNQGAQYADHFSLYLPHDTTTPFPWTGIVLGLGIVLSVAYYTGNQTIVQRALGARSEWDAKAGVLLAGFLKLFIPLLVALPGLAAILIVPDLQNADEAVPSLIAQLLPPGLRGLMFAAFLAALMSSVDSNLNSAATLWSRDLLGRLRRRLGRAELGTAAELRFGRILSAVLLLVAAFIAPEIEQRFSNIYNAIQTVFSLIQGPTLAVLLLGILWRGANRYGGAAGLVSGVGLCLLLNSPAMDGLFPSEEPFLFVAWWSFVFTLAVTWIVSRLTPPEPPERLRGLVWGEVRNDEAVQAALRNRVARLQDEGDPR